Proteins encoded within one genomic window of Streptomyces sp. NBC_00523:
- a CDS encoding 2Fe-2S iron-sulfur cluster-binding protein, with the protein MSKENPAEQQHGGWQPTPQGGDYDGEATAFVQLPPEDLADIPLAAPGHGYTPPMILPLTPAADRDPAATGNWVVQTPEQQPGQPAPDAVHWPDPNQQSGYGYPHPEDQQPTGSYQEPYGTDQAATGQWAVDTSSWPAPAAPLSDDSGELYTPPPVADWYADRPATLPGGAPAPWAVPDAAGTPEPDASEAAEPEAAGAPADTHGPADALAGGPAESAPEAAEPADDERPAPEADALADAPDAEPAPDPVAAEPGAEPAGEAVPDAEGPEAEAVPPAEVPETPAPEGPPLPSEHPAASYVLHVNGVDRPVTDAWIGESLLYVLRERLGLAGAKDGCSQGECGACNVQVDGRLVASCLVPAATTAGSEVRTVEGLAVDGEPSDVQRALADCGAVQCGFCIPGMAMTVHDLLEGNHRPSELETRRALCGNLCRCSGYRGVLDAVNEVIAGREAAAEAVAEETGSGEPEEPRIPHQAAPGAGSVQAHQQDGGMA; encoded by the coding sequence GTGAGCAAGGAGAACCCCGCCGAGCAGCAGCACGGCGGCTGGCAGCCGACCCCGCAGGGCGGCGACTACGACGGCGAGGCGACCGCCTTCGTCCAGCTGCCGCCGGAGGACCTGGCGGACATCCCGCTGGCCGCGCCCGGCCACGGCTACACCCCGCCGATGATCCTGCCGCTGACCCCGGCCGCCGACCGCGACCCGGCGGCCACCGGCAACTGGGTCGTCCAGACCCCGGAGCAGCAGCCCGGACAGCCCGCGCCCGACGCGGTGCACTGGCCCGACCCGAACCAGCAGTCCGGCTACGGCTACCCGCACCCCGAGGACCAGCAGCCCACCGGCTCGTACCAGGAGCCGTACGGTACGGACCAGGCCGCCACGGGCCAGTGGGCGGTGGACACCTCGTCCTGGCCCGCCCCGGCCGCCCCGCTCTCCGACGACTCCGGCGAGCTGTACACCCCGCCCCCCGTCGCCGACTGGTACGCGGACCGCCCGGCCACGCTGCCGGGCGGCGCCCCGGCGCCCTGGGCGGTGCCGGACGCGGCCGGGACTCCGGAGCCGGACGCGTCCGAGGCCGCGGAGCCGGAGGCCGCGGGCGCCCCCGCCGACACCCACGGACCGGCCGACGCCCTGGCCGGAGGCCCCGCCGAGAGCGCTCCCGAGGCGGCGGAGCCCGCCGACGACGAGCGGCCCGCCCCGGAGGCCGACGCCCTCGCGGACGCACCCGACGCCGAGCCCGCCCCGGACCCCGTCGCGGCGGAGCCCGGCGCCGAGCCCGCCGGGGAAGCGGTGCCGGACGCGGAGGGGCCCGAGGCGGAGGCCGTCCCGCCCGCGGAGGTGCCCGAGACCCCGGCCCCGGAGGGGCCCCCGCTGCCCAGCGAGCACCCGGCCGCCTCGTACGTCCTGCACGTCAACGGCGTCGACCGGCCCGTGACGGACGCCTGGATCGGCGAGTCCCTGCTCTACGTGCTGCGTGAGCGCCTCGGCCTCGCCGGGGCCAAGGACGGCTGCTCGCAGGGCGAGTGCGGGGCGTGCAACGTCCAGGTGGACGGGCGGCTCGTCGCCTCCTGCCTGGTGCCCGCCGCCACGACCGCCGGCAGCGAGGTCCGTACGGTCGAGGGCCTGGCCGTCGACGGGGAACCGTCCGACGTGCAGCGGGCGCTGGCGGACTGCGGCGCCGTCCAGTGCGGCTTCTGCATCCCCGGCATGGCGATGACCGTCCACGACCTCCTGGAGGGCAACCACCGCCCCAGCGAGCTGGAGACCCGCCGGGCGCTGTGCGGCAACCTCTGCCGCTGCTCCGGCTACCGGGGCGTCCTGGACGCGGTCAACGAGGTCATCGCGGGCCGCGAGGCCGCCGCCGAAGCCGTCGCCGAGGAGACCGGGTCCGGCGAGCCGGAGGAGCCCCGCATCCCGCATCAGGCGGCTCCGGGCGCCGGTAGTGTGCAGGCCCACCAGCAGGACGGAGGCATGGCGTGA
- a CDS encoding FAD binding domain-containing protein has protein sequence MTTHAPQATQSVTLPASLDEAVAALGAMPAAVPVAGGTDLMSAVNKGLLRPSGLVGLGRISELRGWHYQDGHALLGAGLTHARMGRPDFAALIPALAASARAAGPPQIRNAGTLGGNIATAAPTGDALPVLAALEAELVIAGPGGARREIPVSHLLAGREMLEPAELIGFVRVPLLHAPQVFLKATGRTGPGRATASVAIVLDPARRGVRCAVGAIAPMPLRPLEAERWIASLIDWDGARGLAPDALAAFGEYVAAACIPDQEPPADGGEAPPLPPAVLHLRRTVAALARRALGRALS, from the coding sequence TTGACCACGCACGCACCGCAGGCGACGCAGTCCGTGACGCTGCCTGCCTCGCTGGACGAGGCGGTGGCGGCACTCGGCGCCATGCCGGCCGCCGTCCCCGTGGCAGGCGGCACGGACCTGATGTCGGCCGTCAACAAGGGGCTCCTGCGCCCCTCCGGTCTGGTCGGACTCGGCCGGATCAGCGAGCTGCGCGGCTGGCACTACCAGGACGGGCACGCTCTGCTGGGCGCCGGGCTGACCCACGCCCGCATGGGGCGGCCCGACTTCGCGGCCCTCATCCCCGCGCTCGCCGCCTCCGCCCGCGCCGCGGGCCCCCCGCAGATCCGCAACGCCGGCACGCTCGGCGGCAACATCGCGACCGCCGCCCCGACCGGCGACGCGCTTCCGGTGCTCGCCGCGCTCGAGGCCGAACTGGTCATCGCGGGCCCGGGCGGCGCCCGCCGCGAGATCCCCGTCTCCCATCTGCTGGCCGGCCGCGAGATGCTGGAGCCCGCCGAGCTGATTGGCTTCGTCCGGGTGCCCCTGCTGCACGCCCCGCAGGTCTTCCTCAAGGCCACCGGCCGCACCGGCCCGGGCCGCGCCACCGCCTCCGTCGCGATCGTCCTCGACCCGGCCCGGCGCGGAGTGCGCTGCGCGGTCGGCGCCATCGCCCCGATGCCGCTGCGCCCGCTGGAGGCGGAGCGCTGGATCGCCTCGCTGATCGACTGGGACGGGGCGCGCGGCCTCGCGCCCGACGCGCTGGCCGCCTTCGGCGAGTACGTCGCGGCCGCCTGCATCCCGGACCAGGAACCACCCGCCGACGGGGGAGAGGCACCACCGCTGCCCCCCGCCGTACTGCACCTGCGGCGCACCGTCGCCGCGCTCGCCCGACGCGCGCTGGGGAGGGCACTGTCGTGA
- a CDS encoding beta-N-acetylhexosaminidase: MAMELIPAPLRADDRGRCGCVLDASTTIAAAPGTETTERWLRATLGAAFGLPLAPGPESAPRAIALRTDATLPPEGYRLTTTSDEGVVITGGSPAGVFWGAQTLRQLLGPEAFRRAPVGGAAVHGFGFTDIEDAPRFGWRGLMLDVARHFMPKDDVLRYLDLLAAHKLNVFHFHLSDDQGWRVEIKRHPRLTEVGAWRTRTKYGHRASELWDETPHGGYYTQDDIREIVAYAAARHIRVVPEIDIPGHSQAAISAYPELGNTDVIDTSALGVWDNWGVTPNVLAPTDHVLRFYEGVFEELLELFPPETSPFVHVGGDECPKDQWKQSPAAQARIKELGLADEDELQSWFIRHFDTWLAERGRRLIGWDEILEGGLAPGAAVSSWRGYSGGIAAAEAGHDVVMCPEQQVYLDHRQDGGPDEPMPIGYVRTLEDVYRFEPVPPSLSEEAARHVLGTQANAWTEVMQNRARVDYQVFPRLAAFAEVAWSALPAPDERDFAGFERRMTAHYARLDALGVGYRPPSGPLPWQQRPGVLGRPIEGAPPNV; the protein is encoded by the coding sequence ATGGCCATGGAACTGATCCCGGCGCCCCTGCGCGCCGACGACCGGGGGCGCTGCGGATGCGTCCTGGACGCGTCCACCACCATCGCGGCGGCCCCCGGCACCGAGACCACCGAACGCTGGCTGCGCGCCACCCTGGGCGCCGCCTTCGGCCTGCCCCTCGCCCCCGGCCCCGAGTCCGCCCCGCGCGCCATCGCGCTGCGCACCGACGCCACCCTGCCGCCCGAGGGCTACCGGCTGACCACCACGTCCGACGAGGGCGTCGTCATCACCGGCGGCAGCCCGGCCGGGGTGTTCTGGGGCGCCCAGACCCTGCGCCAGCTGCTGGGACCCGAGGCGTTCCGCCGGGCGCCGGTGGGCGGGGCCGCCGTCCACGGCTTCGGGTTCACCGACATCGAGGACGCGCCCCGCTTCGGCTGGCGCGGCCTGATGCTCGACGTGGCACGGCACTTCATGCCCAAGGACGACGTCCTGCGCTACCTCGACCTGCTCGCCGCGCACAAGCTGAACGTCTTCCACTTCCACCTCAGCGACGACCAGGGCTGGCGCGTCGAGATCAAGCGCCACCCGCGCCTCACCGAGGTCGGTGCCTGGCGGACGCGTACCAAGTACGGGCACCGGGCCTCCGAGCTGTGGGACGAGACCCCGCACGGCGGCTACTACACCCAGGACGACATCCGGGAGATCGTCGCCTACGCCGCCGCCCGGCACATCCGGGTCGTCCCCGAGATCGACATCCCCGGCCACTCGCAGGCCGCGATCAGCGCCTACCCGGAGCTCGGCAACACCGACGTCATCGACACCTCGGCGCTCGGCGTCTGGGACAACTGGGGCGTCACACCGAACGTCCTGGCCCCCACCGACCACGTCCTGCGGTTCTACGAGGGAGTCTTCGAGGAGCTCCTGGAGCTCTTCCCGCCGGAGACCTCGCCGTTCGTCCACGTCGGCGGCGACGAGTGCCCCAAGGACCAGTGGAAGCAGTCGCCCGCCGCGCAGGCCCGCATCAAGGAACTCGGCCTGGCGGACGAGGACGAGCTCCAGTCCTGGTTCATCCGCCACTTCGACACCTGGCTCGCCGAGCGCGGCCGCCGCCTCATCGGCTGGGACGAGATCCTGGAGGGCGGCCTCGCGCCCGGCGCCGCCGTCTCCTCCTGGCGCGGTTACTCGGGCGGCATCGCGGCCGCCGAGGCCGGGCACGACGTGGTCATGTGCCCGGAGCAGCAGGTCTATCTGGACCACCGTCAGGACGGCGGCCCCGACGAGCCGATGCCCATCGGGTACGTGCGCACCCTGGAGGACGTCTACCGCTTTGAACCCGTGCCGCCGTCCCTGAGCGAGGAGGCGGCCCGGCACGTCCTCGGCACCCAGGCCAACGCCTGGACCGAGGTCATGCAGAACCGGGCCCGCGTCGACTACCAGGTCTTCCCCCGCCTCGCCGCCTTCGCCGAGGTCGCCTGGTCCGCCCTGCCCGCCCCGGACGAACGGGACTTCGCCGGTTTCGAGCGCCGCATGACCGCCCACTACGCCCGGCTCGACGCGCTCGGCGTCGGCTACCGGCCGCCGTCCGGACCGCTGCCCTGGCAGCAGCGCCCGGGCGTCCTCGGACGCCCGATCGAGGGGGCACCCCCGAACGTGTGA
- a CDS encoding carbohydrate ABC transporter permease, which translates to MSLSVRSFVRRPGRLAAEAAALLIAAAVAFPLYWMVLSAFKPAGEVQSTHPRPWTLSPSLDSFRRVFQQQDFGRYFLNSLLVAGTVVVASALIAFLAATAVTRFRFRFRTTLLIMFLVAQMVPVEALTIPLFFLMRDFGQLNTLGSLILPHLAFSLPFAIWMLRGFVRAVPDALEEAAYIDGASRTRFLWQILFPLVFPGLVATSVFSFISTWNDFLFAKSFIISDTSQSTLPMALLVFFKPDENDWGGIMAASTVMTVPVLVFFVLVQRRLVSGLGGAVKD; encoded by the coding sequence GTGAGCCTGTCCGTCCGCTCGTTCGTCCGCCGGCCCGGTCGGCTCGCCGCCGAGGCCGCCGCGCTGCTCATCGCCGCCGCCGTCGCCTTCCCGCTGTACTGGATGGTGCTCTCCGCGTTCAAACCGGCGGGCGAGGTCCAGTCCACGCACCCCAGGCCCTGGACCCTGTCTCCGTCCCTGGACTCCTTCCGGCGGGTCTTCCAGCAGCAGGACTTCGGGCGCTACTTCCTCAACAGCCTGCTCGTCGCCGGGACGGTCGTCGTCGCCTCCGCGCTCATCGCGTTCCTGGCGGCCACGGCGGTCACCCGGTTCCGGTTCCGCTTCCGGACCACGCTGCTGATCATGTTCCTGGTCGCGCAGATGGTCCCGGTCGAGGCGCTGACGATCCCGCTGTTCTTCCTCATGCGGGACTTCGGCCAGCTGAACACGCTCGGCTCGCTGATCCTGCCGCACCTGGCGTTCTCGCTGCCGTTCGCGATCTGGATGCTGCGCGGCTTCGTACGGGCCGTGCCGGACGCCCTGGAGGAGGCCGCGTACATCGACGGGGCGAGCCGCACCCGCTTCCTGTGGCAGATCCTCTTCCCGCTGGTCTTCCCCGGCCTGGTGGCCACGAGTGTCTTCTCGTTCATCTCCACCTGGAACGACTTCCTGTTCGCGAAGTCGTTCATCATCAGCGACACCTCCCAGTCGACGCTCCCGATGGCGCTGCTGGTCTTCTTCAAACCCGACGAGAACGACTGGGGCGGGATCATGGCAGCCTCGACGGTGATGACCGTGCCCGTGCTGGTCTTCTTCGTACTCGTACAGCGACGCCTGGTCTCCGGACTCGGCGGAGCGGTTAAGGACTGA
- a CDS encoding carbohydrate ABC transporter permease, with the protein MTANSTAYKTRPTPAPAPRRRSASPARRPGWTPWLYLLPALVLLGGLLVYPIYQLGLISFLEYTQAQVSGGEPATFQGFGNYATLFGDGQFWQVLAATVVFATACVLATLLVGCALAVLLTRIRAVPRLALMLAALGAWATPAITGSTVWVFLFDADFGPVNRILGLGDHSWTYGRYSAFTLVLLEVLWCSFPFVMVTVYAGIRAIPTEVLEAAALDGASQWRIWRSVTAPILRPILTVVTIQSVIWDFKVFTQIYVMTNGGGIAGQNLVLNVYAYQKAFASSQYSLGSAIGVVMLLILLAVTLVHLRLVRRQGEEL; encoded by the coding sequence ATGACCGCGAACAGCACGGCGTACAAGACACGCCCCACACCCGCCCCCGCCCCGCGCCGCCGGTCCGCGTCCCCGGCCCGGCGGCCGGGCTGGACGCCCTGGCTCTATCTGCTGCCCGCGCTCGTCCTGCTCGGCGGGCTGCTGGTCTACCCGATCTACCAGCTCGGTCTGATCTCCTTCCTGGAGTACACCCAGGCCCAGGTCAGCGGCGGCGAACCGGCCACCTTCCAGGGCTTCGGCAACTACGCCACCCTCTTCGGCGACGGCCAGTTCTGGCAGGTCCTGGCCGCCACCGTGGTCTTCGCCACCGCCTGCGTCCTGGCCACCCTGCTCGTCGGCTGCGCGCTGGCCGTCCTGCTGACCCGGATACGGGCCGTGCCCCGGCTCGCCCTCATGCTCGCCGCGCTCGGCGCCTGGGCCACGCCCGCGATCACCGGGTCGACCGTCTGGGTCTTCCTCTTCGACGCCGACTTCGGCCCGGTCAACCGGATCCTGGGGCTCGGCGACCACTCGTGGACGTACGGGCGCTACAGCGCCTTCACGCTGGTGCTCCTCGAAGTCCTGTGGTGCTCCTTCCCGTTCGTGATGGTCACGGTGTACGCGGGCATCCGGGCGATCCCCACCGAGGTCCTGGAGGCGGCCGCGCTGGACGGGGCCTCGCAGTGGCGGATCTGGCGTTCCGTCACGGCCCCGATACTGCGGCCGATCCTCACCGTCGTCACCATCCAGTCGGTCATCTGGGACTTCAAGGTGTTCACCCAGATCTACGTCATGACCAACGGCGGCGGGATCGCCGGACAGAACCTGGTGCTGAACGTGTACGCGTACCAGAAGGCGTTCGCCTCCTCGCAGTACAGCCTCGGCTCCGCGATCGGCGTCGTGATGCTGCTGATCCTGCTCGCCGTGACCCTCGTCCACCTGCGCCTCGTACGCCGTCAGGGGGAGGAACTGTGA
- a CDS encoding extracellular solute-binding protein, producing the protein MKFSARIAAPAAALVLAGLTATACAPQTSDTGAKGDEKTGTLRVWLFQEVGNKPKEKVVDTAVAAFRKAHEGAKVEIEYIPVETRAQRVKAAFNDPKSAPDLIEYGNTDTAGYVKDGGLADITSEFGAWADAKDTDPAAKQSVTVGGKVYGAPLFVGVRALYYRTDVFADLGIQPPKSQAELISTAKKIHRKKPDLYGLAVGGAYTYGAMPFIWANGGELADQDGSSYTSAINSAKARKGIEAYTSLFGATNCPPAKCAAMGGNATVIAFASGKAAMAIGGDFSHAAVEAGSVKGKYAVVPLPGVAEGSIAPAFAGGNNIGVLKSSGHRTLAVDLMKELTGKASQARMFDAMGFLPTYTDVRAAAAKREPFVEPFVKTLGAGAKFVPASPAWGQIDSSLILPTMFQEIVSGRKDVAKAADDAAKKMDAAFADAG; encoded by the coding sequence ATGAAGTTCTCTGCCCGAATCGCCGCCCCGGCCGCGGCGCTCGTCCTGGCGGGCCTCACCGCCACCGCCTGCGCGCCGCAGACCTCCGACACCGGAGCCAAGGGCGACGAGAAGACCGGCACGCTGCGTGTCTGGCTGTTCCAGGAGGTCGGCAACAAGCCGAAGGAGAAGGTCGTCGACACCGCGGTCGCCGCCTTCAGGAAGGCCCACGAGGGCGCGAAGGTCGAGATCGAGTACATCCCGGTCGAGACCCGCGCCCAGCGCGTCAAGGCCGCCTTCAACGACCCGAAGAGCGCCCCCGACCTCATCGAGTACGGCAACACCGACACCGCCGGATACGTGAAGGACGGCGGACTCGCCGACATCACCTCCGAGTTCGGCGCCTGGGCCGACGCCAAGGACACCGACCCGGCCGCCAAGCAGTCCGTGACGGTCGGCGGCAAGGTCTACGGGGCCCCGCTCTTCGTCGGCGTCCGCGCGCTCTACTACCGCACCGACGTCTTCGCGGACCTGGGCATCCAGCCGCCCAAGTCCCAGGCCGAACTGATCTCCACCGCGAAGAAGATCCACCGGAAGAAGCCGGACCTGTACGGGCTCGCCGTCGGCGGCGCCTACACCTACGGCGCGATGCCGTTCATCTGGGCCAACGGCGGCGAACTGGCCGACCAGGACGGCTCCTCGTACACGTCGGCCATCAACAGCGCGAAGGCCCGCAAGGGCATCGAGGCGTACACCTCGCTGTTCGGCGCCACCAACTGCCCGCCCGCCAAGTGCGCGGCCATGGGCGGCAACGCGACCGTCATCGCCTTCGCGTCCGGCAAGGCCGCCATGGCCATCGGCGGCGACTTCAGCCACGCGGCCGTCGAGGCCGGCAGCGTCAAGGGCAAGTACGCCGTGGTCCCGCTGCCCGGCGTGGCCGAGGGCTCCATAGCGCCCGCCTTCGCCGGCGGCAACAACATCGGCGTGCTGAAGAGCAGCGGCCATCGCACCCTCGCCGTCGACCTGATGAAGGAGCTGACCGGCAAGGCGTCCCAGGCCCGCATGTTCGACGCGATGGGCTTCCTGCCGACCTACACCGACGTCCGCGCCGCCGCCGCGAAGCGCGAGCCGTTCGTCGAGCCCTTCGTCAAGACGCTCGGCGCCGGAGCCAAGTTCGTGCCCGCATCCCCGGCCTGGGGGCAGATCGACTCCTCGCTGATCCTGCCCACCATGTTCCAGGAGATCGTCAGCGGCCGTAAGGACGTGGCGAAGGCGGCCGACGACGCCGCGAAGAAGATGGACGCGGCGTTCGCCGACGCGGGCTGA
- a CDS encoding DUF3039 domain-containing protein — MSTLEPERGAGTGTLVEPTPQVSNGDGDHERYAHYVQKDKIMASALEGTPVVALCGKVWVPGRDPKKYPVCPMCKEIYESMGAGGDKGKGGKDKK; from the coding sequence ATGAGCACTCTTGAGCCCGAGCGCGGGGCAGGTACCGGAACCCTCGTGGAGCCGACACCACAGGTGTCGAACGGCGACGGCGACCACGAGCGCTACGCCCATTACGTCCAGAAGGACAAGATCATGGCGAGTGCCCTGGAGGGCACCCCCGTGGTCGCCCTGTGCGGCAAGGTCTGGGTACCGGGGCGCGACCCCAAGAAGTACCCGGTCTGTCCGATGTGCAAGGAGATCTACGAGTCCATGGGCGCCGGCGGCGACAAGGGCAAGGGCGGCAAGGACAAGAAGTAG
- a CDS encoding YqgE/AlgH family protein, which yields MTEVSSLTGRLLVAAPALADPNFDRAVVLLLDHDEEGSLGVVLNRPTPVGVVDILAAWAGLTGEPEVVFQGGPVSLDSALGVAVIPGGEGPLGWRRVYGAIGLVDLEAPPELLAAAVGSLRIFAGYAGWGPGQLERELSEGAWYVVESEPGDVSSPRPEGLWRAVLRRQRSELAMIATYPDDPSLN from the coding sequence ATGACCGAGGTGTCCTCGCTCACAGGGCGGCTGCTCGTGGCCGCGCCCGCCCTGGCGGACCCGAACTTCGACCGCGCGGTCGTGCTGCTCCTCGACCACGACGAGGAGGGCTCCCTCGGCGTGGTCCTCAACCGGCCCACCCCGGTGGGCGTCGTGGACATCCTGGCGGCCTGGGCCGGGCTGACCGGTGAGCCGGAGGTCGTCTTCCAGGGCGGACCGGTCTCGCTGGACTCCGCCCTGGGGGTCGCGGTGATCCCGGGCGGCGAGGGACCCCTCGGCTGGCGCCGGGTGTACGGAGCGATCGGCCTGGTCGACCTGGAGGCGCCGCCCGAGCTGCTGGCGGCGGCCGTGGGCTCGCTGCGGATCTTCGCGGGGTACGCGGGCTGGGGGCCCGGACAGCTGGAGCGCGAGCTGTCCGAGGGCGCCTGGTACGTGGTGGAATCGGAGCCCGGTGACGTGTCCTCGCCGCGCCCGGAGGGCCTGTGGCGTGCGGTGCTGCGGCGGCAGCGCAGCGAACTGGCCATGATCGCCACGTATCCGGACGACCCTTCGCTGAACTGA
- the murA gene encoding UDP-N-acetylglucosamine 1-carboxyvinyltransferase: protein MTGTDDVLLVHGGTPLEGEIRVRGAKNLVPKAMVAALLGSGPSRLRNVPDIRDVRVVRGLLQLHGVTVRPGEEPGELVLDPTHVESANVADIDAHAGSSRIPILFCGPLLHRLGHAFIPGLGGCDIGGRPIDFHFDVLRQFGATIEKRADGQYLEAPQRLRGTKIRLPYPSVGSTEQVLLTAVLAEGVTELSNAAVEPEIEDLICVLQKMGAIISMDTDRTIRITGVDRLDGYTHRALPDRLEAASWASAALATEGNIYVRGAQQRSMMTFLNTYRKVGGAFEIDDEGIRFWHPGGALNAIALETDVHPGFQTDWQQPLVVALTQAAGLSIVHETVYESRLGFTSALNQMGAHIQLYRECLGGSDCRFGQRNFLHSAVVSGPTKLQGADLVIPDLRGGFSYLIAALAAQGTSRVHGIDLINRGYENFMDKLEKLGAKVELPGGSLV, encoded by the coding sequence ATGACCGGCACAGACGATGTCCTGCTTGTCCACGGCGGAACCCCGCTGGAGGGCGAGATCCGCGTCCGAGGCGCCAAGAACCTGGTGCCCAAGGCGATGGTCGCCGCACTGCTCGGCAGCGGGCCGAGCCGGCTGCGCAACGTGCCCGACATCCGCGACGTACGCGTGGTGCGCGGGCTGCTCCAGCTGCACGGCGTGACGGTCCGCCCCGGTGAGGAGCCGGGCGAACTGGTCCTGGACCCCACCCACGTCGAGAGCGCCAACGTCGCCGACATCGACGCGCACGCGGGCTCCTCGCGCATCCCGATCCTGTTCTGCGGTCCGCTGCTGCACCGCCTGGGCCACGCGTTCATCCCGGGGCTCGGCGGCTGCGACATCGGCGGCCGGCCGATCGACTTCCACTTCGACGTGCTGCGCCAGTTCGGCGCGACCATCGAGAAGCGGGCGGACGGGCAGTACCTGGAGGCCCCGCAGCGGCTGCGCGGCACCAAGATCCGGCTGCCCTACCCCTCGGTGGGCTCCACCGAGCAGGTACTGCTGACCGCGGTGCTCGCCGAGGGCGTCACGGAGTTGTCCAACGCGGCCGTGGAGCCGGAGATCGAGGACCTGATCTGCGTCCTGCAGAAAATGGGCGCGATCATCTCGATGGACACCGACCGGACCATCCGGATCACCGGTGTGGACCGCCTCGACGGCTACACCCACCGCGCCCTCCCGGACCGCCTGGAGGCCGCCTCCTGGGCGTCCGCCGCACTGGCGACCGAGGGCAACATCTACGTCCGGGGCGCCCAGCAGCGCTCGATGATGACGTTCCTGAACACCTACCGCAAGGTCGGCGGCGCGTTCGAGATCGACGACGAGGGCATCCGCTTCTGGCATCCGGGCGGCGCGCTCAACGCCATCGCGCTGGAGACGGACGTGCACCCCGGCTTCCAGACGGACTGGCAGCAGCCGCTGGTCGTCGCGCTGACGCAGGCCGCGGGCCTCTCCATCGTCCACGAGACGGTGTACGAGTCCCGGCTCGGCTTCACCTCCGCGCTGAACCAGATGGGGGCGCACATCCAGCTCTACCGCGAGTGCCTGGGCGGCTCGGACTGCCGCTTCGGCCAGCGCAACTTCCTGCACTCCGCGGTCGTGTCGGGCCCCACGAAGCTCCAGGGCGCGGACCTGGTCATCCCGGACCTGCGCGGCGGCTTCTCGTACCTGATCGCCGCCCTCGCGGCCCAGGGCACCTCCCGGGTGCACGGCATCGACCTGATCAACCGGGGCTACGAGAACTTCATGGACAAGCTGGAGAAGCTGGGCGCCAAGGTCGAGCTGCCGGGCGGCTCGCTGGTCTGA
- a CDS encoding HU family DNA-binding protein has translation MNRSELVAALADRAEVTRKDADAVLAALAETVGEVVAKGDEKVTIPGFLTFERTHRAARTARNPQTGDPINIPAGYSVKVSAGSKLKEAAKGK, from the coding sequence ATGAACCGCAGTGAGCTGGTGGCCGCCCTGGCCGACCGTGCCGAGGTGACCCGCAAGGACGCCGACGCCGTGCTGGCCGCTCTCGCCGAGACCGTCGGTGAGGTCGTCGCCAAGGGCGACGAGAAGGTCACCATCCCCGGTTTCCTGACCTTCGAGCGCACCCACCGTGCCGCTCGCACCGCTCGTAACCCGCAGACCGGCGACCCGATCAACATCCCGGCCGGCTACAGCGTGAAGGTCTCCGCGGGCTCCAAGCTCAAGGAAGCCGCCAAGGGCAAGTAA